The Carassius gibelio isolate Cgi1373 ecotype wild population from Czech Republic chromosome B9, carGib1.2-hapl.c, whole genome shotgun sequence genome includes a region encoding these proteins:
- the si:ch211-39i22.1 gene encoding putative uncharacterized protein DDB_G0290521 isoform X20, with protein sequence MKSSLWVFILGSLIVTGVKMQDSPADDLAAEESAVPDGAEDAEKPAEDPAPEETPEETPGETPEETPGETPEETPEETPGETPEETPGETPGETPEETPEETPGETPEETPGETPEETPGETPEETPEETPEETPEETPGETPEETPGETPEETPGETPEETPGETPEETPGETPEETPGETPGETPEETPGETPEETPGETPGETPEETPGETPGETPEETPGETPGETPEETPGETPEKTPEEAEEEAAAPTDEADKATETETDPAVGDPEVTEEEISPRKAPGEAEEPTQEDTEGARTTVPEEPVHSGDAAKEVKAQAENPVENAVRAADRHVAGQGKGRSAGAVSESNDSGSGTVAGVVCGIAVAAVGAIIGYFTYQKKKLCFRVQRGDPESTREENGTQNDPQVLSTLLNSS encoded by the exons CAGAAGACGCTGAAAAACCAGCTGAAGATCCTGCGCCTGAAGAAACACCTGAGGAAACACCTGGAGAAACACCCGAAGAAACACCTGGAGAAACACCCGAGGAAACACCTGAGGAAACACCTGGAGAAACAC CCGAGGAAACACCTGGAGAAACACCTGGAGAAACACCCGAGGAAACACCAGAGGAAACACCCGGAGAAACACCCGAGGAAACACCTGGAGAAACACCCGAGGAAACACCTGGAGAAACACCCGAGGAAACACCTGAAGAAACACCCGAGGAAACACCAGAGGAAACACCCGGAGAAACACCTGAGGAAACACCTGGAGAAACACCCGAGGAAACACCTGGAGAAACACCAGAGGAAACACCTGGAGAAACACCCGAGGAAACACCTGGAGAAACACCAGAGGAAACACCCGGAGAAACACCTGGAGAAACACCCGAGGAAACACCTGGAGAAACACCCGAGGAAACACCTGGAGAAACACCTGGAGAAACACCTGAGGAAACACCTGGAGAAACACCTGGAGAAACACCCGAGGAAACACCTGGAGAAACACCTGGAGAAACACCCGAGGAAACACCTGGAGAAACACCTGAGAAAACAccagaggaagcagaagaggaggCAGCAGCTCCTACAG ATGAAGCAGATAAAGCCACTGAAACAG AAACCGATCCAGCTGTCGGAGATCCTGAAGTTACTGAAGAAG AAATCTCGCCTAGAAAAGCTCCAGGTGAAGCAGAAGAGCCAACACAAGAGGACACAGAAGGAG CCCGGACCACCGTACCTGAGGAACCGGTGCACTCTGGGGACGCAGCTAAAG AAGTGAAAGCCCAAGCAGAGAATCCAG TAGAGAACGCAGTGAGAGCTGCAGACCGACACGTCGCAGGTCAAGGCAAAG GTCGCAGCGCTGGAGCAGTTTCTGAGTCAAACG ACAGTGGATCCGGGACGGTGGCTGGTGTTGTTTGTGGGATCGCAGTAGCAGCTGTTGGAGCTATAATCGGATACTTCACGTATCAGAAGAAGAAACTGTGCTTTAGGGTCCAGAGAG GTGACCCGGAGAGCACCAGAGAAGAGAACGGCACGCAGAACGACCCACAGG TTTTAAGCACTCTCCTGAACTCATCctaa
- the si:ch211-39i22.1 gene encoding putative uncharacterized protein DDB_G0290521 isoform X17, with the protein MKSSLWVFILGSLIVTGVKMQDSPADDLAAEESAVPDGAEDAEKPAEDPAPEETPEETPGETPEETPGETPEETPEETPGETPEETPEETPGETPEETPGETPEETPGETPEETPGETPGETPEETPEETPGETPEETPGETPEETPGETPEETPEETPEETPEETPGETPEETPGETPEETPGETPEETPGETPEETPEETPGETPGETPEETPGETPGETPEETPGETPGETPEETPGETPEKTPEEAEEEAAAPTDEADKATETETDPAVGDPEVTEEEISPRKAPGEAEEPTQEDTEGARTTVPEEPVHSGDAAKEVKAQAENPVENAVRAADRHVAGQGKGRSAGAVSESNDSGSGTVAGVVCGIAVAAVGAIIGYFTYQKKKLCFRVQRGDPESTREENGTQNDPQVLSTLLNSS; encoded by the exons CAGAAGACGCTGAAAAACCAGCTGAAGATCCTGCGCCTGAAGAAACACCTGAGGAAACACCTGGAGAAACACCCGAAGAAACACCTGGAGAAACACCCGAGGAAACACCTGAGGAAACACCTGGAGAAACACCTGAGGAAACACCCGAGGAAACACCTGGAGAAACACCCGAGGAAACACCTGGAGAAACACCAGAGGAAACACCTGGAGAAACACCCGAGGAAACACCTGGAGAAACACCTGGAGAAACACCCGAGGAAACACCAGAGGAAACACCCGGAGAAACACCCGAGGAAACACCTGGAGAAACACCCGAGGAAACACCTGGAGAAACACCCGAGGAAACACCTGAAGAAACACCCGAGGAAACACCAGAGGAAACACCCGGAGAAACACCTGAGGAAACACCTGGAGAAACACCCGAGGAAACACCTGGAGAAACACCAGAGGAAACACCTGGAGAAACACCCGAGGAAACAC CCGAGGAAACACCTGGAGAAACACCTGGAGAAACACCTGAGGAAACACCTGGAGAAACACCTGGAGAAACACCCGAGGAAACACCTGGAGAAACACCTGGAGAAACACCCGAGGAAACACCTGGAGAAACACCTGAGAAAACAccagaggaagcagaagaggaggCAGCAGCTCCTACAG ATGAAGCAGATAAAGCCACTGAAACAG AAACCGATCCAGCTGTCGGAGATCCTGAAGTTACTGAAGAAG AAATCTCGCCTAGAAAAGCTCCAGGTGAAGCAGAAGAGCCAACACAAGAGGACACAGAAGGAG CCCGGACCACCGTACCTGAGGAACCGGTGCACTCTGGGGACGCAGCTAAAG AAGTGAAAGCCCAAGCAGAGAATCCAG TAGAGAACGCAGTGAGAGCTGCAGACCGACACGTCGCAGGTCAAGGCAAAG GTCGCAGCGCTGGAGCAGTTTCTGAGTCAAACG ACAGTGGATCCGGGACGGTGGCTGGTGTTGTTTGTGGGATCGCAGTAGCAGCTGTTGGAGCTATAATCGGATACTTCACGTATCAGAAGAAGAAACTGTGCTTTAGGGTCCAGAGAG GTGACCCGGAGAGCACCAGAGAAGAGAACGGCACGCAGAACGACCCACAGG TTTTAAGCACTCTCCTGAACTCATCctaa
- the si:ch211-39i22.1 gene encoding putative uncharacterized protein DDB_G0290521 isoform X27, giving the protein MKSSLWVFILGSLIVTGVKMQDSPADDLAAEESAVPDGAEDAEKPAEDPAPEETPEETPGETPEETPGETPEETPEETPGETPEETPEETPGETPEETPGETPEETPGETPEETPGETPGETPEETPEETPGETPEETPGETPEETPGETPEETPGETPEETPGETPEETPGETPGETPEETPGETPEETPGETPGETPEETPGETPGETPEETPGETPGETPEETPGETPEKTPEEAEEEAAAPTDEADKATETETDPAVGDPEVTEEEISPRKAPGEAEEPTQEDTEGARTTVPEEPVHSGDAAKEVKAQAENPVENAVRAADRHVAGQGKGRSAGAVSESNDSGSGTVAGVVCGIAVAAVGAIIGYFTYQKKKLCFRVQRGDPESTREENGTQNDPQVLSTLLNSS; this is encoded by the exons CAGAAGACGCTGAAAAACCAGCTGAAGATCCTGCGCCTGAAGAAACACCTGAGGAAACACCTGGAGAAACACCCGAAGAAACACCTGGAGAAACACCCGAGGAAACACCTGAGGAAACACCTGGAGAAACACCTGAGGAAACACCCGAGGAAACACCTGGAGAAACACCCGAGGAAACACCTGGAGAAACACCAGAGGAAACACCTGGAGAAACACCCGAGGAAACACCTGGAGAAACACCTGGAGAAACACCCGAGGAAACACCAGAGGAAACACCCGGAGAAACACCCGAGGAAACACCTGGAGAAACACCCGAGGAAACACCTGGAGAAACACCCGAGGAAACAC CTGGAGAAACACCCGAGGAAACACCTGGAGAAACACCAGAGGAAACACCCGGAGAAACACCTGGAGAAACACCCGAGGAAACACCTGGAGAAACACCCGAGGAAACACCTGGAGAAACACCTGGAGAAACACCTGAGGAAACACCTGGAGAAACACCTGGAGAAACACCCGAGGAAACACCTGGAGAAACACCTGGAGAAACACCCGAGGAAACACCTGGAGAAACACCTGAGAAAACAccagaggaagcagaagaggaggCAGCAGCTCCTACAG ATGAAGCAGATAAAGCCACTGAAACAG AAACCGATCCAGCTGTCGGAGATCCTGAAGTTACTGAAGAAG AAATCTCGCCTAGAAAAGCTCCAGGTGAAGCAGAAGAGCCAACACAAGAGGACACAGAAGGAG CCCGGACCACCGTACCTGAGGAACCGGTGCACTCTGGGGACGCAGCTAAAG AAGTGAAAGCCCAAGCAGAGAATCCAG TAGAGAACGCAGTGAGAGCTGCAGACCGACACGTCGCAGGTCAAGGCAAAG GTCGCAGCGCTGGAGCAGTTTCTGAGTCAAACG ACAGTGGATCCGGGACGGTGGCTGGTGTTGTTTGTGGGATCGCAGTAGCAGCTGTTGGAGCTATAATCGGATACTTCACGTATCAGAAGAAGAAACTGTGCTTTAGGGTCCAGAGAG GTGACCCGGAGAGCACCAGAGAAGAGAACGGCACGCAGAACGACCCACAGG TTTTAAGCACTCTCCTGAACTCATCctaa
- the si:ch211-39i22.1 gene encoding putative uncharacterized protein DDB_G0290521 isoform X30 → MKSSLWVFILGSLIVTGVKMQDSPADDLAAEESAVPDGAEDAEKPAEDPAPEETPEETPGETPEETPGETPEETPEETPGETPEETPEETPGETPEETPGETPEETPGETPEETPGETPGETPEETPEETPGETPEETPGETPEETPGETPEETPEETPEETPEETPGETPEETPGETPEETPGETPEETPEETPGETPEETPGETPGETPEETPGETPGETPEETPGETPEKTPEEAEEEAAAPTDEADKATETETDPAVGDPEVTEEEISPRKAPGEAEEPTQEDTEGARTTVPEEPVHSGDAAKEVKAQAENPVENAVRAADRHVAGQGKGRSAGAVSESNDSGSGTVAGVVCGIAVAAVGAIIGYFTYQKKKLCFRVQRGDPESTREENGTQNDPQVLSTLLNSS, encoded by the exons CAGAAGACGCTGAAAAACCAGCTGAAGATCCTGCGCCTGAAGAAACACCTGAGGAAACACCTGGAGAAACACCCGAAGAAACACCTGGAGAAACACCCGAGGAAACACCTGAGGAAACACCTGGAGAAACACCTGAGGAAACACCCGAGGAAACACCTGGAGAAACACCCGAGGAAACACCTGGAGAAACACCAGAGGAAACACCTGGAGAAACACCCGAGGAAACACCTGGAGAAACACCTGGAGAAACACCCGAGGAAACACCAGAGGAAACACCCGGAGAAACACCCGAGGAAACACCTGGAGAAACACCCGAGGAAACACCTGGAGAAACACCCGAGGAAACACCTGAAGAAACACCCGAGGAAACACCAGAGGAAACACCCGGAGAAACACCTGAGGAAACACCTGGAGAAACACCCGAGGAAACACCTGGAGAAACACCAGAGGAAACAC CCGAGGAAACACCTGGAGAAACACCCGAGGAAACACCTGGAGAAACACCTGGAGAAACAC CCGAGGAAACACCTGGAGAAACACCTGGAGAAACACCCGAGGAAACACCTGGAGAAACACCTGAGAAAACAccagaggaagcagaagaggaggCAGCAGCTCCTACAG ATGAAGCAGATAAAGCCACTGAAACAG AAACCGATCCAGCTGTCGGAGATCCTGAAGTTACTGAAGAAG AAATCTCGCCTAGAAAAGCTCCAGGTGAAGCAGAAGAGCCAACACAAGAGGACACAGAAGGAG CCCGGACCACCGTACCTGAGGAACCGGTGCACTCTGGGGACGCAGCTAAAG AAGTGAAAGCCCAAGCAGAGAATCCAG TAGAGAACGCAGTGAGAGCTGCAGACCGACACGTCGCAGGTCAAGGCAAAG GTCGCAGCGCTGGAGCAGTTTCTGAGTCAAACG ACAGTGGATCCGGGACGGTGGCTGGTGTTGTTTGTGGGATCGCAGTAGCAGCTGTTGGAGCTATAATCGGATACTTCACGTATCAGAAGAAGAAACTGTGCTTTAGGGTCCAGAGAG GTGACCCGGAGAGCACCAGAGAAGAGAACGGCACGCAGAACGACCCACAGG TTTTAAGCACTCTCCTGAACTCATCctaa
- the si:ch211-39i22.1 gene encoding putative uncharacterized protein DDB_G0290521 isoform X14: MKSSLWVFILGSLIVTGVKMQDSPADDLAAEESAVPDGAEDAEKPAEDPAPEETPEETPGETPEETPGETPEETPEETPGETPEETPEETPGETPEETPGETPEETPGETPEETPGETPGETPEETPEETPGETPEETPGETPEETPGETPEETPGETPEETPGETPEETPGETPEETPGETPEETPGETPGETPEETPGETPEETPGETPGETPEETPGETPGETPEETPGETPGETPEETPGETPEKTPEEAEEEAAAPTDEADKATETETDPAVGDPEVTEEEISPRKAPGEAEEPTQEDTEGARTTVPEEPVHSGDAAKEVKAQAENPVENAVRAADRHVAGQGKGRSAGAVSESNDSGSGTVAGVVCGIAVAAVGAIIGYFTYQKKKLCFRVQRGDPESTREENGTQNDPQVLSTLLNSS, from the exons CAGAAGACGCTGAAAAACCAGCTGAAGATCCTGCGCCTGAAGAAACACCTGAGGAAACACCTGGAGAAACACCCGAAGAAACACCTGGAGAAACACCCGAGGAAACACCTGAGGAAACACCTGGAGAAACACCTGAGGAAACACCCGAGGAAACACCTGGAGAAACACCCGAGGAAACACCTGGAGAAACACCAGAGGAAACACCTGGAGAAACACCCGAGGAAACACCTGGAGAAACACCTGGAGAAACACCCGAGGAAACACCAGAGGAAACACCCGGAGAAACACCCGAGGAAACACCTGGAGAAACACCCGAGGAAACACCTGGAGAAACACCCGAGGAAACAC CTGGAGAAACACCCGAGGAAACACCTGGAGAAACACCAGAGGAAACACCTGGAGAAACACCCGAGGAAACACCTGGAGAAACACCAGAGGAAACACCCGGAGAAACACCTGGAGAAACACCCGAGGAAACACCTGGAGAAACACCCGAGGAAACACCTGGAGAAACACCTGGAGAAACACCTGAGGAAACACCTGGAGAAACACCTGGAGAAACACCCGAGGAAACACCTGGAGAAACACCTGGAGAAACACCCGAGGAAACACCTGGAGAAACACCTGAGAAAACAccagaggaagcagaagaggaggCAGCAGCTCCTACAG ATGAAGCAGATAAAGCCACTGAAACAG AAACCGATCCAGCTGTCGGAGATCCTGAAGTTACTGAAGAAG AAATCTCGCCTAGAAAAGCTCCAGGTGAAGCAGAAGAGCCAACACAAGAGGACACAGAAGGAG CCCGGACCACCGTACCTGAGGAACCGGTGCACTCTGGGGACGCAGCTAAAG AAGTGAAAGCCCAAGCAGAGAATCCAG TAGAGAACGCAGTGAGAGCTGCAGACCGACACGTCGCAGGTCAAGGCAAAG GTCGCAGCGCTGGAGCAGTTTCTGAGTCAAACG ACAGTGGATCCGGGACGGTGGCTGGTGTTGTTTGTGGGATCGCAGTAGCAGCTGTTGGAGCTATAATCGGATACTTCACGTATCAGAAGAAGAAACTGTGCTTTAGGGTCCAGAGAG GTGACCCGGAGAGCACCAGAGAAGAGAACGGCACGCAGAACGACCCACAGG TTTTAAGCACTCTCCTGAACTCATCctaa
- the si:ch211-39i22.1 gene encoding putative uncharacterized protein DDB_G0290521 isoform X23 — protein sequence MKSSLWVFILGSLIVTGVKMQDSPADDLAAEESAVPDGAEDAEKPAEDPAPEETPEETPGETPEETPGETPEETPEETPGETPEETPEETPGETPEETPGETPEETPGETPEETPGETPGETPEETPEETPGETPEETPGETPEETPEETPGETPEETPGETPEETPGETPEETPGETPGETPEETPGETPEETPGETPGETPEETPGETPGETPEETPGETPGETPEETPGETPEKTPEEAEEEAAAPTDEADKATETETDPAVGDPEVTEEEISPRKAPGEAEEPTQEDTEGARTTVPEEPVHSGDAAKEVKAQAENPVENAVRAADRHVAGQGKGRSAGAVSESNDSGSGTVAGVVCGIAVAAVGAIIGYFTYQKKKLCFRVQRGDPESTREENGTQNDPQVLSTLLNSS from the exons CAGAAGACGCTGAAAAACCAGCTGAAGATCCTGCGCCTGAAGAAACACCTGAGGAAACACCTGGAGAAACACCCGAAGAAACACCTGGAGAAACACCCGAGGAAACACCTGAGGAAACACCTGGAGAAACACCTGAGGAAACACCCGAGGAAACACCTGGAGAAACACCCGAGGAAACACCTGGAGAAACACCAGAGGAAACACCTGGAGAAACACCCGAGGAAACACCTGGAGAAACACCTGGAGAAACACCCGAGGAAACACCAGAGGAAACACCCGGAGAAACACCCGAGGAAACACCTGGAGAAACACCCGAGGAAACAC CAGAGGAAACACCCGGAGAAACACCTGAGGAAACACCTGGAGAAACACCCGAGGAAACACCTGGAGAAACACCAGAGGAAACAC CCGGAGAAACACCTGGAGAAACACCCGAGGAAACACCTGGAGAAACACCCGAGGAAACACCTGGAGAAACACCTGGAGAAACACCTGAGGAAACACCTGGAGAAACACCTGGAGAAACACCCGAGGAAACACCTGGAGAAACACCTGGAGAAACACCCGAGGAAACACCTGGAGAAACACCTGAGAAAACAccagaggaagcagaagaggaggCAGCAGCTCCTACAG ATGAAGCAGATAAAGCCACTGAAACAG AAACCGATCCAGCTGTCGGAGATCCTGAAGTTACTGAAGAAG AAATCTCGCCTAGAAAAGCTCCAGGTGAAGCAGAAGAGCCAACACAAGAGGACACAGAAGGAG CCCGGACCACCGTACCTGAGGAACCGGTGCACTCTGGGGACGCAGCTAAAG AAGTGAAAGCCCAAGCAGAGAATCCAG TAGAGAACGCAGTGAGAGCTGCAGACCGACACGTCGCAGGTCAAGGCAAAG GTCGCAGCGCTGGAGCAGTTTCTGAGTCAAACG ACAGTGGATCCGGGACGGTGGCTGGTGTTGTTTGTGGGATCGCAGTAGCAGCTGTTGGAGCTATAATCGGATACTTCACGTATCAGAAGAAGAAACTGTGCTTTAGGGTCCAGAGAG GTGACCCGGAGAGCACCAGAGAAGAGAACGGCACGCAGAACGACCCACAGG TTTTAAGCACTCTCCTGAACTCATCctaa
- the si:ch211-39i22.1 gene encoding putative uncharacterized protein DDB_G0290521 isoform X4: MKSSLWVFILGSLIVTGVKMQDSPADDLAAEESAVPDGAEDAEKPAEDPAPEETPEETPGETPEETPGETPEETPEETPGETPEETPEETPGETPEETPGETPEETPGETPEETPGETPGETPEETPEETPGETPEETPGETPEETPGETPEETPEETPEETPEETPGETPEETPGETPEETPGETPEETPGETPEETPGETPEETPGETPEETPGETPGETPEETPGETPGETPEETPGETPGETPEETPGETPEKTPEEAEEEAAAPTDEADKATETETDPAVGDPEVTEEEISPRKAPGEAEEPTQEDTEGARTTVPEEPVHSGDAAKEVKAQAENPVENAVRAADRHVAGQGKGRSAGAVSESNDSGSGTVAGVVCGIAVAAVGAIIGYFTYQKKKLCFRVQRGDPESTREENGTQNDPQVLSTLLNSS, translated from the exons CAGAAGACGCTGAAAAACCAGCTGAAGATCCTGCGCCTGAAGAAACACCTGAGGAAACACCTGGAGAAACACCCGAAGAAACACCTGGAGAAACACCCGAGGAAACACCTGAGGAAACACCTGGAGAAACACCTGAGGAAACACCCGAGGAAACACCTGGAGAAACACCCGAGGAAACACCTGGAGAAACACCAGAGGAAACACCTGGAGAAACACCCGAGGAAACACCTGGAGAAACACCTGGAGAAACACCCGAGGAAACACCAGAGGAAACACCCGGAGAAACACCCGAGGAAACACCTGGAGAAACACCCGAGGAAACACCTGGAGAAACACCCGAGGAAACACCTGAAGAAACACCCGAGGAAACACCAGAGGAAACACCCGGAGAAACACCTGAGGAAACACCTGGAGAAACACCCGAGGAAACACCTGGAGAAACACCAGAGGAAACACCTGGAGAAACACCCGAGGAAACAC CTGGAGAAACACCCGAGGAAACACCTGGAGAAACACCCGAGGAAACACCTGGAGAAACACCTGGAGAAACACCTGAGGAAACACCTGGAGAAACACCTGGAGAAACACCCGAGGAAACACCTGGAGAAACACCTGGAGAAACACCCGAGGAAACACCTGGAGAAACACCTGAGAAAACAccagaggaagcagaagaggaggCAGCAGCTCCTACAG ATGAAGCAGATAAAGCCACTGAAACAG AAACCGATCCAGCTGTCGGAGATCCTGAAGTTACTGAAGAAG AAATCTCGCCTAGAAAAGCTCCAGGTGAAGCAGAAGAGCCAACACAAGAGGACACAGAAGGAG CCCGGACCACCGTACCTGAGGAACCGGTGCACTCTGGGGACGCAGCTAAAG AAGTGAAAGCCCAAGCAGAGAATCCAG TAGAGAACGCAGTGAGAGCTGCAGACCGACACGTCGCAGGTCAAGGCAAAG GTCGCAGCGCTGGAGCAGTTTCTGAGTCAAACG ACAGTGGATCCGGGACGGTGGCTGGTGTTGTTTGTGGGATCGCAGTAGCAGCTGTTGGAGCTATAATCGGATACTTCACGTATCAGAAGAAGAAACTGTGCTTTAGGGTCCAGAGAG GTGACCCGGAGAGCACCAGAGAAGAGAACGGCACGCAGAACGACCCACAGG TTTTAAGCACTCTCCTGAACTCATCctaa
- the si:ch211-39i22.1 gene encoding putative uncharacterized protein DDB_G0290521 isoform X26, translating into MKSSLWVFILGSLIVTGVKMQDSPADDLAAEESAVPDGAEDAEKPAEDPAPEETPEETPGETPEETPGETPEETPEETPGETPEETPEETPGETPEETPGETPEETPGETPEETPGETPGETPEETPEETPGETPEETPGETPEETPGETPEETPEETPEETPEETPGETPEETPGETPEETPGETPEETPGETPEETPEETPGETPGETPEETPGETPGETPEETPGETPEKTPEEAEEEAAAPTDEADKATETETDPAVGDPEVTEEEISPRKAPGEAEEPTQEDTEGARTTVPEEPVHSGDAAKEVKAQAENPVENAVRAADRHVAGQGKGRSAGAVSESNDSGSGTVAGVVCGIAVAAVGAIIGYFTYQKKKLCFRVQRGDPESTREENGTQNDPQVLSTLLNSS; encoded by the exons CAGAAGACGCTGAAAAACCAGCTGAAGATCCTGCGCCTGAAGAAACACCTGAGGAAACACCTGGAGAAACACCCGAAGAAACACCTGGAGAAACACCCGAGGAAACACCTGAGGAAACACCTGGAGAAACACCTGAGGAAACACCCGAGGAAACACCTGGAGAAACACCCGAGGAAACACCTGGAGAAACACCAGAGGAAACACCTGGAGAAACACCCGAGGAAACACCTGGAGAAACACCTGGAGAAACACCCGAGGAAACACCAGAGGAAACACCCGGAGAAACACCCGAGGAAACACCTGGAGAAACACCCGAGGAAACACCTGGAGAAACACCCGAGGAAACACCTGAAGAAACACCCGAGGAAACACCAGAGGAAACACCCGGAGAAACACCTGAGGAAACACCTGGAGAAACACCCGAGGAAACACCTGGAGAAACACCAGAGGAAACACCTGGAGAAACACCCGAGGAAACAC CTGAGGAAACACCTGGAGAAACACCTGGAGAAACACCCGAGGAAACACCTGGAGAAACACCTGGAGAAACACCCGAGGAAACACCTGGAGAAACACCTGAGAAAACAccagaggaagcagaagaggaggCAGCAGCTCCTACAG ATGAAGCAGATAAAGCCACTGAAACAG AAACCGATCCAGCTGTCGGAGATCCTGAAGTTACTGAAGAAG AAATCTCGCCTAGAAAAGCTCCAGGTGAAGCAGAAGAGCCAACACAAGAGGACACAGAAGGAG CCCGGACCACCGTACCTGAGGAACCGGTGCACTCTGGGGACGCAGCTAAAG AAGTGAAAGCCCAAGCAGAGAATCCAG TAGAGAACGCAGTGAGAGCTGCAGACCGACACGTCGCAGGTCAAGGCAAAG GTCGCAGCGCTGGAGCAGTTTCTGAGTCAAACG ACAGTGGATCCGGGACGGTGGCTGGTGTTGTTTGTGGGATCGCAGTAGCAGCTGTTGGAGCTATAATCGGATACTTCACGTATCAGAAGAAGAAACTGTGCTTTAGGGTCCAGAGAG GTGACCCGGAGAGCACCAGAGAAGAGAACGGCACGCAGAACGACCCACAGG TTTTAAGCACTCTCCTGAACTCATCctaa